TGTTCTGCACAAAGTTAGATCACAAATTAAAATGTCTTAATTGCCCAATTTTCTtaaattacattcctttaacaaTTATTAACACGTGTATTTAAGAGGTTGATGCTATTAATAACAAACAAACTATTCACCTAACCTTAGAacaaattttgagtaaatttaaattcaaatgttcaaaatccaaatttaatctAGTCCAATtcatttccaagtttataatattttttatttcaaatatattaagtaacttatatcatataaaaatttattagattataaaataaatattaaaaagtatgttatttatatttaagaatttaataaatgaaaatattaaataatctaatagatattttagtaaatatataagtttaggttaatcatttaaaaataagacCGAAGttggataaaatttgaaactttattttaaattatgtcggACTTGAACAATTATATATGATCTTAATGCTATGCATAAATCCAACCTCTTTCATAAACACAAAAActactttgtttttatttaatatatgaagggtttctttttcttttcttttgttctttttcggttcatatttttatttaatatcatgaatggtgaGAGCCGTGGACCATGGAAGTAAAAAATGCTTAACACTTCTCATCGGGAGACTATCTCCTTTAAAGCCAATCTGAGAGGAGAACTCATATTCAACATAACCTCAAAAACTGTCACCACAAGAATTTAGCAACTGTTCAAAGCATGCCAACACTCTCTTTAGTGATATGTTGTCAGAATAATACCACTAAGTAATTTAATAAGACGTGAGTAGGGATGAACAAAATTtaattcgactcgaaaaaattaaaaaaattaaaaatcaaaattatttgaattgaattaatcaagttaaacgagttaatcaaatcaattcgaatttttttcgagttcaattcgagttaaattttcgaattcaaataactcaattaattcaaataaactaaatatcAAACTCTTCTACTTTTTTTCTCCCAAACCCTTTTAGTTTCAGCTAAACAATTTTACTTCCCCTCAAACCCCAAACTTTTTTTCCCTTCTACTCTTACTTTTCCCtaaaaacttttacttctcccAATCCCCTCAAaatgtttttccttttgttttctccaaaacttttacttcctTCTTGTTGAAACAATTGAAAATTCATCGTATATTTACTGCAGCAGTCTGTTATACATTTATAGACTTAGTTATCAAACTAACTAACTCATACACAACTGATACTAACAACTTTGCTAACTACTATGCTATTTGCTAACTAATTTACTTCTCAACACTCCCCCTCAAGTTGAGGGTTGATACATATCTTTAACCCCCTAACTTGGATACTAAGTATTCATGTTGCTTAATGCTTAAGGCTTTTGTCATTAAATCTGCAATCTACTCAGTTGTCTTAATATGCTGCATCTGAATCATTCCATCCTTGATTTTATCACGCACAAAATGACAATCAATCTCTATATGCTTTGTCCGTTCATGGAAAACAGGGTTAGCTGCAATTTGCATTGCTGCCTTACTATCCGACAAAATCAAAGCTTTATCAAACTGACTAGGACTTACTTCTCTCAACAGACCATTCAACCATACAACTTCTGCTACAACCACTGCCATACTCCTATATTCAGCTTCTGCTGACGATTGAGAGAATGTAGTTTGTTTTTTTGACTTCCATGAAACAAGGGAATCCCCAAGTTTAACACAAAAACCAGTCACTGACCTCCTTGACATAAGACATGAAGCCCAATCAGAGTCACAAAAGGCCATCAGCTGTGGCTTGCTTGTTGCAGACAAAAAAAATACCTTGACCAGGTCTTCTCCTTATGTACCGTACCACACGAAAGGTAGCCTCCAAATGAGATTTCTTTGGTTTATGCATGAACTGACTTAGATGTTGAACCACAAACATAATGATTGGTCTTGTATTTGTCAGATATAGTAACCTTCCCAAGAACCTTTGATACATCGAAACATCTGCAATTAAAccatcttcttcaatttttgtttgTACAGACTCATCATATTCAATCAAGTGAGTTTCGATTCGCTCAAGTGGTGTACATCTTGACTTTGCTTCCCTAATTCCAAATCAGCTATCAACTCTAAAGCATACTTCCTTTGATTCAATATAATCCCCTTGTTTGATCTCATCACTTCTATTCCAAGAAAAAACTTCAACACACCTAAATCtttcatcttaaaattttgatgtagaatttgtttcaattcatttatcataTCAACACTCTTTTGTAATTAATGGATCATCTACATAGATGAGTAAGATGACGATGTTACCTCTACTCCTTCTTGTGAACAAGGAATAACCATATTTACTTTGCTCATATCCTCCTCGTATTAAGGCCTCGGTGAGCTTTAAATTCCATTGTCGAGAAGCTTGTTTGAGACCATATAATGACTTACGCAATGACATACACGAGTCTCCCCCGTCTGCGAAAACCATCCGGAAGTTCCATATAAATTTCTTGAGACAAGTCCCTTGAAGAAAAGCATTGTAAACATCCATCGAAAAATAGGCCAATCATGAATGGTCCGGACTAATCACAATCGAATGTTACATGTTTAACAACGGAGAAAAGTTTCATGAAAATCGATTCCACCTTTTGATTATAACCTTTCCCAACAAGACGAGCTTTAAAACGCTCCACGGAACCATCAGcagtatatttaattttatacaccCATTTGCAGCCAATAGGGACAACACCAGTAGGTAAGGAAACAACTTCTCACGTACCATTAGCCTCCAAAGCTTGAATCTCTTGTTGCATAGTATCAACCCACCGTGGATCTGAAATATCCTCATTATAAGTGTGGGGTTCAACCAAGGAAGAAATATGAGCAGCAAACAAACAAGTATGAAGAGGCAAATGAGAAGAAGAATAGACATTGGCAATAGGAAACAAACCTGTAGCACAAGATGTGAACGATTGACTAGAGCAGACATAATCTTGCATCCAAGTAGGTGGCTTGACAGACCTTGTAGTACACAGTAATGAAATACTAGTAGGTGTTGGAGGTAGAGAGGACGAAGAGGTTGGTATGCAAGGTGAAGAAGGAGTAACAAGATAGAAGATGAAGGTGAAATAGGGTAACCTAGTATAGAGGGTGAAGGAGATATAGAGGTAACAGTATAGAAGGTGAAGCTAAAGGCTCaagttgaagaaaaagaagactCGAAGATCGTGAAAAGGCAAAAACGCCTTGTAGGAAAAGTAAATGGAATCttgtttcatgaaaaacaaCATCACGATTAACAAAAAAGTTTTGGTttcaagattaaacaataagtATCCCTTTGTACAAGTGAATAACCCATAAACACTTGAAGGAATAGCCTTAGGAGAAAACTTATCACGATAATTAGGAGTAGTGGCATATGCAAGACAACCAAAAACTTTTAAGCGAGAAAGATCAGGAGGCTTATTATACAAAAGTTCATACGGACATTTCCAGTTCAAAATAGGAGTAGGAAGGCGGTTAATTAAAAACAAGCGGTCAAAACACATTCACCCCAAAATTTAGTAGGCACGTGAGACTGAAATTTTAACGACCTAGCCACTTCAAGTAAATGTCTATGTTTGCGTTCAAGAACTCCGTTTCTTTGAGGAGTGTGAACACATGAACTTTGATGAATAACTCCAGACATAGTAAAAAACTCAGCACACTCATTTTTGAAGAATTCATACCCATTATCACTACGAACAATTTTTATAACAGTGAAGAATTgaatttttatcaaaacaaaaaattgtttGAGATATAGAAGTGTATCACTCTTTGACCGTAACAAATAAACCCAAGTCATTCATGTGTAATCATAAAAAATCGTTAAAAAGAACCTATGACCACTATGAGTAGACACTCGATAGGGTCCCCACAAATCTAAGTGAATAAGAGAAAAAACAGCATTAACACGAGATTTATGAACAGGAAAAAGAAGCCTTGTTTGTTTAGCTAAAGGACAAACAGAACATTTATGAATATTATCTACACTTGACTTTGTACAAAAAAATTAGGAACCTTATTTAGTCTTGAAACCGACGCATGACTAAGTCTAGTGTGCCAAAGAAAAGACGAGCCAGCTGTAGCAATAGTAATAACAGAGGAAGGTGAAACCACAGAAGTCTGTCGAGACGAATCCTCCAGGATGTAAAGACCACCTCGTGCTTTACCAATCCCCCTCATCTTGCCCTTGGAGAGATCCCAGATCAAACAAAATTGGGGATAAAAGAAACCACACAATTGAGATCGAGAGCGAGTTTTGAAACAGAAAGTAAATTGTAATGAAAGTTCGGAAAACAAAGAACTCTCTTCAATGAAAGATTAGGCAAAATTGAACACGCTCCAACATAAGTAACCGAAACAACGAAACCATTTGGAAGCCGAACACTCGGTGACCCGGATGCACATGCAACAAGAGATTCCAAGAAACGAAGATCGATAGTATATGGTCATAGCTCCAGATCTATAATCCATCTATTGCCAATATCGGGCATACCGCTAAATCGGCGCAGCTTCAACCACAATAGGTTCCTTGTTTAACAGATGCAAAATCTGATTATACTGCTCCTGCGTAAAAACTGACGCTTGCAAACCAGACCCAAGGGAACCTACCACTTCACTACTACAAACAGAGTCAGGAGTAGATACATTATTTACTGCAGAATTATGTACtttcttttttgtaaatttgaaatcaGCAGGATAGCCAATCAACTTGTAACACGTCTCCCTCTTATGTCCTTTAACCTTGCAATGATCACAAATGCCATTGAATCTCTTCTTTTGTACCATCTGAACTGAAGGGAAAGGGACCAAATCATCTCCAATAGTACTAGAACTATGCTTCCTTTGCGATTCTTCTTGCATAAGCATCGAATACGCATGATTAACGCTTGGTAACGGACTCATCAACAAAATTTGGCTACGCACCGCACTATACGAGTCATTCAAACCCATAAGAAATTGAAACAAATGCTGTTGTTCAACATGCTTAACATTCTGCCTAGATTGAGGACACCCACAAGCAAACGGAGGTACGAGGGCATCATACTCATCCCAGAGTAATCTTAACTTGGTAAAGTAGGCAGAGATAGAAACAGTACCTTGAGAAGACGAGGTAATTTCACGATGCAAGAAATAAATTCTTGAACCATCGATTTTGTGAAACCTCTCACTAAGATCACTCCACACCGCTGCTGCACTAGATGCAAATACAATCCCTACGGAGAGTTCTTTGCTGACCATATTCAGAATCCAGGATAGCACAATCGCATTGCACCGCCCCTATTGATAACCCATTTCTTCCGGCCACATATCTTTGGAACAAGTACCGTCCACAAATTCCAATTTGTTTTTCGCTAGTAATGCGATTTTCATCGTTCTACTCCAGACGTTGTAGTTCTCAACACCAAGCAACTGATGTGCTACCAACAAAGTGCCCGGAGTGTCAGAAGGATGCAAGTAAAGCTGATGATTGAAATCGATGATTGAATCGGAGATACTCATTGCCTTTGTTACCACGAACCAAAAAACAAGGAAATACAGACTAAAAATGCCCTCGattaacagcccaattttgttGAATCAAGCAAACTTGGGCTACAAACACAAGCCCAACAAGTTACTTTATGAAGTACAACGAACCAGTATGCCAAAGAAAGAACACCTGACCATACCAGCAAATGCAGAGAAATCAAAGCAACAAGAATCGAACGCagcaaccaaaaaaaaaatcacagtCGTTGATTTAACAATTCATCGAAAATTTTTGACACTttccgtagctctgataccatgttGAAACAATTGAAAATTCATCGTATATTTACTGCAACAGTCTATTATACATTTATAGACTTAGTTATCAAACTAACTAACTCATACACAATTGATACTAACAACTTTGCTAACTACTCTGCTATTTGCTAACTAATTTACTTCTCAACacttctaaaccctaaattttttttttgaatttatgtctactatttatatttatattattgaattaaatttcatattttgtaatatttattttgtttaatcatACGGAATCTTttcttaaaattgaattattgataatgtcatcaaatattcgtgttaaaattttctattggtatcaatttcacattacctttaaaataacttttattaaaaatcatatttttacatttaatgtttttttaatttcaaaatacatgtaACAAGAATcttaatataattgaaataactaAACAAGCAAAGAAACTAACccgtatataaaatattaataaataaattatgagaggattaaagttaataacaaatttgataacGGTGGGCAAATTTGATTGCAGTGGATGATAGTAGCTATAAGGACCaaagccatttttttaatttaactcaagcaaatatatttgattccatTCGAATCCTATCTCACTCGacttgattcaaaaaaatttcaaatcgagttagaatgatagaataaaattcaactcaattaactcaaaatttctcattcgattcaattcgattgAACACTCACCCTTAGACGTGAGTGAGGATCTGGACGGGAGACCCTTCTGTGATACAAAAGAGGCAAAAGACCCTCAATGTCCTAATCCAGAGCTTATTAGAGGCACATCAATGGAGGAGGGATGGTAGTGGTACTCATGCTGCACTATGACCAGGTCCCTAGCCTTTAATCCCTGAAAGATTGAGAACAGATAAACAGTCCTCCATCCAACGCCACCACTAGCTCTGACCAAGTGGAGGCATTGAGCAATGGAAGGTATAAAAGCGTTCTGCATGAAAATAATGGAATTGCAGACTTTCCATCCTGCTGCTGATTCTATTATTTCCACCAAGAAAATGACTAATAGGCATCATAATCTTCATGTCTAAAACTATCAAAAACCTGGGCTTACACTGTATTGCTCAAAAGTggtttatattttgggttttgttACTATGTTTCCTACATTAGAACATgctattactttatttttctccTGCAAGCAAAGAAGATTCCGGTTTTATAATTCCATTAGAAGAAGAAAACATAAACCAATGCTTCCTTCATTCTTTGGTTTTTCTCATTTCAAGCAGTTTTCTAGATGTCAGCACCATTGCAGTTTAATAATGATAGATGATATCAGTACGCCAAACAAGCCATTAAGATATATACTACAAATTATAAAGAAAGTTCATGAACTAATAATTATAGCTGTACCTACTATTAGAAAAGTTCAGCTTGTATCgatcaatatttcaaatttcagctagaataaacattaaaaagaaaaagagagagtaaaCACAATAATTATAAGCTAGCTATTCTTAATAATATGGATTTCGTAACAAGAGTATTCGTGCACTCAACCGCTTCAGTCAGTACGTTCTTATGTGAATTAAGTAGTGAAGAACATTTAGTGACCAGACATAATACGAAGTTTCCAAATTTCAAAGATTTGGAAAATCTTTCGGCTATGTTCCTAACATGGTACACAAGACGATCAACTGAATCCCGAGTTAAATGAACAttatgatttaaaatgttgTGTAAGAGGTTAAACAATGAATCCGTCCATACCAATTCCTTCGAGACAAGGTATTCATGACATGGGAGTAAAATGAATCTCCTCTCCTCCTCTCCTCTGCAAAGAAGTGTCTGGCAGAAGGCAGAAACATGAGCCGGGTGCAGGCATTCCCTCAGAATCCTAGTAATCACATCACAGATGGGGTTATTGATACCTTCCTTTCGTAGTACAAGTGGAAACAATAATGCGTGCACCGCAGCCCTCTGATGGAGCTTGCTGTACTCAATCGTTGAAGTCAGTAGCAGACGTGAGGCTGGCTCTTCTAGAACCAAGAACTTGGGAAGCACAATTGAGCAGAGAACCTGACTTGGCCAAGCAAGCTCATCTTCATCCCCACTTGAAAGATGAGAAATTAGCACCGAAGCAACCTCATCCTCGGCTTTCCAAGGCTCAATCAGACACAGAACTTGAAAAGGATCCATTCCTTTATCCAAGCAAAGTTCACGAATTTCATTTCCTAATGCTACAGCTTTGAAACTAGATTCTAAGCTTATAACCCTGTCTCTCAAACTAGCAGCCATGTTTTCAATTTCAGGTTCTAAAGGCACATTCAGAACCCGATCCATCTCAATTTCGTCCCCAACTTCTTTCAAAccattttctccattttccTCAACTTGACTGAACAAACTCTCATCATTTTCCAAACTATCATCATAAAAACGAGGACCACAATCAGCTGCAGATAAAGGAAGCCAATAGAGAAGCGGATCATTACCAGCAGCCATGTCCTTGAGCCAATCCGGTAAGGACTCAAACTCTTGGCCGACTTCTTCTTCGCCAGATTCCAGACTAAAACCAGAAATCCACTTATTAATATGATTTGGTTCAGACACTCTGTCGAGCAGATCCCGTGCTGCTTTCTTGACCCAAAAATCAAGCCCTTGACTTTCACTCAACAAACTGCGTGCCAGCTTAGATAATTCCTTCCCATTAAACCTCTCATTCTCCAAAGCAAGAAATGAAAGTACCCTTGACTGAACCATACCCGGTAGAGTCTCTATAAACATTATCcttaagcaaaataaaaaaatatcaaactcaTCAGTCACtaaatctgaaaagaaaaaaacaaagaaagtttctttcctGCCTTAAGTTTATGGGTTTACCTTTTTGGTGTGAGAGGTGAAGAAAAAGATGAGTCATCGACAAAGAGATTGCAGGGTTTGGTAAGCAAAGAAAGGAAAGAGCTTGCGGTGATTGGAGTTGTTGTTGAAGATGATAATGTTGTCGCATTGAAACATTGTTGCAGCCAAAGAGATGCTTCGATTTCAGGTGTAGGGCTATTCATGAAAATGTCGAACAACGGAACCCATGCCTCCATTTTTTGCTGGCTTCCTTCGTCTTCTTGGAGGGAAAGCGCGGGAAAACCTCTTCTGGTTTCatctgaaaataaaatagatagatAGAAAGTCTATGAGACGTGCATAGAGTAACTGGGAACATGCAGGCCGGGTGGGCTTTTCCTTTTTGTAGGCGTGGACTGAGACCCAAAGGCAACAGGTCACATGGCGACGCCATGGGAAGAGCCTCGAAAGCACAAATGCGAAGCATGTGCTATAAGCTAACCTTTCATGAAAGGTGAGTTTGAGTAAGAATTGTTTAAATTTCggttaaaatcgaattaatcaattgaattaatttaattcatttaatcggtcggttaattGATCTAATTCGGTCAGAAGTCgatgaataatttttttgaattttggttatcggttaattcgattcgaaatagggtaattaatcaaattagttgaattaaccgaacttaataattaataatacaaattatatgtagttctaatttggttaattcgttAATTCAGtcaaatgaatatatttttttatgttttatacttattttaaccaaaaagtaaaaacatataaatttgattaaccgaccgaattaaccgaaatattttggtttggttaattttattttgaaaaattttagttcAGTTAattgttaaaggattaaaaaattgattaaccaTTTGAACCTTCTTAATTTGAGTTACAAATTTCAACTTTACTTCACATTAACTCGAAAGATAGAAAAGATTGTTAATATCTAGGCAAAACTTTATGACGTACAATATTCAccatcaataaataatataatacattatcagtaaattaaataaaaatataaaatatataaataaatactaatacttttatttaaatataattaaatattaaatgtaattattataaataaatattaataactctCAAAATTAAGATCTTAAATTTAAGAGATTAAGATTTAGATTCTCGTGTATAGGGTTTAGGGTCTCGATTCAGAGTGTTAGtatttctttataattaattatttaataatgtttaaataaatttatttgtgtttatttataagtcctcaattattttttattttattcaatgatGAAGTGTCAAATTATTATTCAATGATGGTATATAGGACTTGTGCAGAGATAGTGcattaaatattaactttatttagATTTGTACAAAAGCAAAGTTTGGAATGGAATAAAatcttacaattttaaaaagaactaaaagaaaaaatgttatagaaaaattaataaaacaataataagtAAAACGTGGATGAAAAATACAAGagaattttcattgtttaattttcACTTACAAGGTGCTATTTATAAGTTCCTTTACATTCAATTAGTAAATGTATTACatttaatgaattaagtttTCTTAATTACTCCATTTAATGATCTCATGATTATAAATGAAGTAAagatgtaacatcccgattttgggcctagctggaacagtggtttcgggaccataaatccgatgagaaaaaatttaattttcttatatttttatggtctacgatttcacggaattattttttgaaaatttcgttcaaaaatttcgacgtttgggcactcaatttagtcaaatgactaaattgtaaaaagtgcaaaagttgagttctacatgttagaggtgtctgattgttatgaaactttaaattggaggttcttatacggtaattagaccattggttaagttggtagacaaaaatggacatgagataagtgaaataaaaaaattttaagttggggacaatttggtaatttagtaataaaaagaattaaaaagggaaaaagatggcaaaatgtgctcatcttctccatggtgaacgaaaatagcaagggagaagccatatttagggttttcaagcttccaagctccatagtaagtgatttcaagccccgtttttaatgttctttacgtttttagagtcccgataacttaatttagctcattctagcaataatttaacctagggttcatatttggaaaaatacccataggtgaaatgtgtttattttgatgttttatggtagaatatgaagctttaaattatgttaaacaacttttactagtcgattttaattgaaaatgagtatattgacataatcgataaaaatacctaatgttcataagtacatgctagagtgggaatttgatgttgccatataagggaaaaatgtttagcatgttataaaacataagaataagagatgaagtttaatttccgagctttgggacaaaagtgtaattatgcaaaagtttaggggcaaaatcgtaatttttccaaagttcgagtcaatgattgttttgatgaatgtgagtattaaataagctaaattttctattatagatcaagaagaacgaaattcaaagttagaccggggaaagaaaaagataagaggactaagttgctagatttggtcaaattttgtaccgaggtaagtttacggtaaataaatgcaatatttcaataattattattaatgctgttattttccagcaattatatatttatttcatgaaaatatctaatgttgacttaagtatgaggtGACAGAGAATCAAtgataaaagccccgttgaaatattgggaatgtatcggatacaaatgtcatgaa
This genomic stretch from Gossypium raimondii isolate GPD5lz chromosome 6, ASM2569854v1, whole genome shotgun sequence harbors:
- the LOC105774736 gene encoding uncharacterized protein LOC105774736, whose protein sequence is MEAWVPLFDIFMNSPTPEIEASLWLQQCFNATTLSSSTTTPITASSFLSLLTKPCNLFVDDSSFSSPLTPKRIMFIETLPGMVQSRVLSFLALENERFNGKELSKLARSLLSESQGLDFWVKKAARDLLDRVSEPNHINKWISGFSLESGEEEVGQEFESLPDWLKDMAAGNDPLLYWLPLSAADCGPRFYDDSLENDESLFSQVEENGENGLKEVGDEIEMDRVLNVPLEPEIENMAASLRDRVISLESSFKAVALGNEIRELCLDKGMDPFQVLCLIEPWKAEDEVASVLISHLSSGDEDELAWPSQVLCSIVLPKFLVLEEPASRLLLTSTIEYSKLHQRAAVHALLFPLVLRKEGINNPICDVITRILRECLHPAHVSAFCQTLLCRGEEERRFILLPCHEYLVSKELVWTDSLFNLLHNILNHNVHLTRDSVDRLVYHVRNIAERFSKSLKFGNFVLCLVTKCSSLLNSHKNVLTEAVECTNTLVTKSILLRIASL